A genome region from Penaeus monodon isolate SGIC_2016 chromosome 14, NSTDA_Pmon_1, whole genome shotgun sequence includes the following:
- the LOC119580902 gene encoding LOW QUALITY PROTEIN: signal recognition particle receptor subunit alpha homolog (The sequence of the model RefSeq protein was modified relative to this genomic sequence to represent the inferred CDS: inserted 2 bases in 1 codon) translates to MLDFFAVITKGGLVLWYFQDAAQQLKTSIDAINALIRNVVLQERGGGGYYDHGNLALKQHMDNEFDLLFVAVYQKILQLSYVDKFLSDIQREFRDRFRDQLKEGQYYQSFEFSEEYGKILHQAEEEARMIKAEHRKPRSFQESSKAHKTVSSMIKQRDEPKKASKKKEGKGKKNKECNNNSKENRVEEVEEVEEEEEEEELNINENGVANEEEEIEEINDDLNEETIRKNLEKLASKKRGTPKASKVEKTKSPKPAKKGKENRVWDLSGRDSKSLDYSSRNDSGAGTQSSLRPDFLPDQSQIGTLSGNLRGMDVQNEKESNDKKSSGGGVFSMFRGLVGGKTLSEGDIEPVLEKLKDHLIGKNVASEIATKLCQSVGKKLEGKVVGTFEGVSTTVRNTLTESLVQLLTPKRRLDVLRDVVEAKTSGRPYTMAFCGVNGVGKSTNLAKISFWLIENNLWVILPXDTFRAGAVEQLRTHMHHLNSLHPPENHKGRTMVQLFEQGYGKDAAEIARHAIEFARKNDFDVVLIDTAGRMQDNEPLMRALAKLILVNEPDLTLFVGEALVGNEAVDQLVKFNRALANHSTSNKPQVIDGIVLTKFDTIDDKVGAAISMTYITGQPIVFVGCGQTYTDLRRLDAKAVVNSLMK, encoded by the exons ATGTTGGACTTTTTCGCTGTTATTACCAAGGGCGGCCTGGTGCTATGGTATTTTCAGGATGCCGCCCAGCAGCTGAAGACGTCCATCGATGCCATTAATGCCCTCATCAGGAATGTTGTGCTGCAG GAACGAGGAGGAGGTGGCTACTATGATCATGGAAACTTGGCACTAAAGCAACATATGGACAATGAGTTTGACTTACTCTTTGTCGCTGTGTATCAGAAAATATTACAGCTCTCATATGTTGACAAGTTTCTTTCTGATATTCAGAGAGAGTTTAGGGACCGTTTCAGGGACCAGCTGAAGGAAGGACAATACTATCAG AGTTTCGAATTTTCTGAAGAATATGGAAAAATTCTTCACCAAGCAGAAGAGGAAGCGAGGATGATAAAAGCGGAGCATCGCAAGCCCCGGTCCTTCCAAGAGTCCAGCAAGGCCCACAAGACGGTCTCATCCATGATTAAGCAGCGGGACGAGCCAAAGAAGGCCTcgaagaagaaggagg gtaaagggaaaaagaacaaggaatgtaataacaata GTAAAGAAAATCGGgttgaagaagtagaagaagtggaagaggaggaggaagaagaggagctcaacattaatgaaaatggtGTTGCTAACGAG gaagaagaaatagaagaaattaaTGACGATTTGAATGAAGAAACAATTCGTAAGAACCTTGAAAAACTTGCGAGCAAGAAACGAGGGACTCCGAAGGCCTCTAAGGTTGAAAAGACAAAGAGTCCAAAGCCTGCTAAAAAG gGCAAAGAAAATCGAGTGTGGGACTTATCTGGACGTGATTCCAAGAGTCTCGATTACTCATCCAGGAATGATTCGGGAGCAGGAACTCAGTCATCCCTGCGGCCTGATTTCCTTCCCGACCAATCTCAG ATTGGAACGCTGTCTGGAAACCTAAGGGGAATGGATGTCCAGAATGAAAAGGaatctaatgataaaaaatctaGTG GTGGAGGTGTGTTCTCCATGTTCCGTGGCTTGGTGGGCGGCAAGACCCTGTCTGAGGGTGACATTGAGCCAGTTCTCGAAAAGCTTAAAGATCATCTTATTGGCAAAAATGTGGCTTCAGAGATCGCTACTAAGCTTTGCCAGTCAGTCGGCAAAAAACTGGAGGGCAAA GTGGTTGGTACTTTTGAGGGAGTGTCAACTACTGTACGCAATACATTGACGGAGTCCTTAGTACAGCTGCTGACCCCAAAACGTCGTCTAGATGTGCTTCGTGATGTAGTAGAAGCAAAGACCAGTGGCCGTCCTTACACAATGGCCTTTTGTGGTGTGAATGGTGTTGGCAAATCCACCAATTTAGCCAAG ATCTCATTCTGGCTGATTGAAAACAATTTGTGGGTGATACTGCC GGATACCTTCCGTGCTGGAGCTGTTGAGCAactgcgcacacacatgcaccacctGAATTCTCTTCACCCACCTGAGAATCACAAGGGCAGGACAATGGTCCAGCTTTTTGAACAG GGTTACGGCAAGGATGCTGCAGAGATTGCCCGCCATGCCATAGAATTTGCACGCAAGAATGATTTTGATGTGGTTCTTATTGATACTGCTGGGCGTATGCAAGACAATGAGCCGCTCATGAGGGCACTTGCCAAG tTGATCCTTGTAAATGAACCTGACCTGACATTATTTGTGGGTGAAGCACTTGTGGGCAATGAAGCTGTGGACCAACTGGTGAAATTCAACCGTGCCCTGGCAAATCATTCCACCTCAAACAAGCCCCAGGTCATTGATGGCATTGTCTTGACCAAGTTTGACACCATTGATGACAAG GTTGGAGCAGCTATTTCAATGACCTACATAACAGGGCAACCCATTGTCTTTGTGGGATGTGGGCAGACTTACACTGACCTGCGCAGGCTTGATGCCAAGGCAGTTGTTAACTCACTCATGAAGTAA
- the LOC119580903 gene encoding ATP synthase lipid-binding protein, mitochondrial-like, with product MYAARLALPAARTVAVRSQVVARPMAVAPLTRSFQTTTTSKDIDSAAKFIGAGAATVGVAGSGAGIGSVFGSLIIGYARNPSLKQQLFSYAILGFALSEAMGLFCLMMAFLLLFAF from the exons ATGTACGCTGCCAGGCTCGCCCTCCCCGCTGCAAGGACTGTTGCT GTCAGGAGCCAGGTTGTGGCCCGCCCCATGGCTGTGGCCCCTCTGACCCGCAGCTTCcagaccaccaccacctccaaggACATTGACTCTGCTGCCAAGTTCATTGGTGCCGGCGCTGCCACTGTAGGAGTAGCAGGATCTGGTGCTGGAATTGGTTCCGTCTTCGGTTCCCTCATCATTGGCTATGCCCGCAACCCCTCCCTGAAGCAGCAGCTCTTCTCTTATGCTATTTTGGGTTTTGCCTTGTCTGAGGCTATGGGTCTGTTCTGTCTTATGATGGCCTTCCTGTTGCTTTTCGCCTTCTAA